Proteins co-encoded in one Govania unica genomic window:
- a CDS encoding NADH-quinone oxidoreductase subunit D, whose amino-acid sequence MTETNIENYNINFGPQHPAAHGVLRLVLELDGEIVERADPHVGLLHRGTEKLIEYKTYLQAMPYFDRLDYVAPMNQEHAFVMAIEKLLQLEVPKRGQYIRVLYSEIGRILNHLMNLTAHAMDVGALTPILWGFEEREKLMEFYERASGARLHAAYFRPGGVHQDLPPKLLADIMSWTETFPQVLEDIEVLLVENRIFKQRNVDIGVVSLADALDWGFSGVMLRGSGVAWDLRRAQPYEVYSEMDFDVIVGKHGDCYDRYIVRLDEVRQSLKIIRQCIQNMPGGPVSSEDRKVVPPKRGEMKRSMEALIHHFKLYTEGFKVPEGEVYAAVEAPKGEFGVYLVSDGSNKPYRCKIRAPGFAHLQAMDFLAKGHMLADIPAIIGSLDIVFGEVDR is encoded by the coding sequence ATGACCGAAACCAATATCGAAAATTACAATATCAACTTTGGTCCGCAACATCCGGCGGCCCATGGCGTGTTGCGCCTGGTGCTGGAACTTGACGGCGAAATCGTCGAGCGCGCGGACCCGCATGTGGGGCTGCTGCATCGCGGGACTGAAAAGCTGATCGAGTATAAGACCTATCTTCAGGCTATGCCTTATTTCGACCGCCTCGACTATGTGGCGCCGATGAATCAGGAACATGCCTTTGTGATGGCGATCGAGAAGCTGTTGCAGCTCGAAGTGCCGAAGCGCGGGCAATATATCCGCGTGTTGTATTCGGAAATCGGCCGTATTCTCAATCACTTGATGAATCTGACGGCCCATGCCATGGATGTTGGCGCGCTGACCCCGATCCTGTGGGGCTTTGAAGAGCGCGAAAAGCTGATGGAGTTTTACGAGCGGGCGTCCGGCGCGCGGCTCCATGCCGCTTATTTCCGTCCGGGCGGGGTCCATCAGGACCTGCCGCCGAAACTTCTTGCCGACATCATGTCCTGGACCGAGACCTTCCCGCAGGTTCTGGAAGATATCGAAGTTCTGCTGGTCGAAAACCGCATCTTCAAACAGCGCAACGTCGATATCGGGGTGGTGAGCCTTGCCGACGCGCTGGATTGGGGCTTTTCGGGCGTCATGCTGCGCGGCTCGGGCGTGGCCTGGGATCTGCGTCGCGCACAGCCCTATGAAGTCTATTCCGAGATGGATTTTGACGTCATCGTCGGCAAGCATGGCGATTGTTATGATCGCTATATCGTGCGGCTGGATGAAGTCCGTCAGAGCCTGAAGATCATCCGTCAGTGCATTCAGAACATGCCAGGCGGTCCGGTGTCGTCGGAGGACCGCAAGGTTGTGCCGCCGAAACGCGGCGAGATGAAGCGTTCGATGGAAGCGCTCATTCATCATTTCAAGCTCTATACCGAAGGTTTCAAGGTCCCCGAGGGCGAGGTCTATGCCGCCGTTGAAGCGCCGAAGGGCGAATTCGGTGTCTATCTCGTGTCCGACGGATCGAACAAACCCTACCGTTGTAAAATCCGGGCGCCCGGATTTGCCCATCTTCAGGCCATGGACTTCCTCGCCAAGGGGCATATGTTGGCCGACATTCCGGCGATCATCGGATCGCTTGATATCGTGTTTGGTGAGGTCGATCGATGA
- a CDS encoding NADH-quinone oxidoreductase subunit C → MSETKNRLEQLGADIVAALPGDVVGAVVAFGELTLTARGAAIEKVLTFLRDDDRVLAKQLMDLCGVDYPEREQRFDVVYHLLSPHRNLRLRVKIMTDAETPVPSVVGVYSTASWFEREAWDMYGVLFSGHPDLRRILTDYGFQGFPLRKDFPLTGYVELRYSEEEKRVVYEPVKLTQEFRTFDFMSPWEGAKYILPGDEKAGQGSK, encoded by the coding sequence ATGAGCGAGACCAAAAACAGGCTTGAACAACTGGGTGCGGACATTGTCGCGGCTTTGCCGGGGGATGTTGTCGGTGCTGTCGTCGCCTTTGGCGAACTGACGCTGACCGCCCGGGGCGCGGCGATCGAGAAGGTTCTGACCTTTCTCCGCGATGACGACCGTGTGCTCGCGAAGCAGCTGATGGACCTCTGCGGGGTCGATTATCCTGAACGTGAACAGCGTTTCGACGTGGTCTATCACCTGCTGAGCCCGCATCGTAATCTGCGGCTGCGGGTCAAGATCATGACCGACGCTGAAACGCCGGTGCCGTCGGTTGTGGGCGTCTACAGCACCGCAAGCTGGTTCGAGCGTGAGGCTTGGGACATGTATGGCGTGTTGTTCTCGGGTCATCCGGATCTGCGCCGGATTCTCACAGATTATGGCTTCCAGGGCTTCCCGCTCCGGAAGGATTTCCCGCTGACGGGCTATGTGGAGCTTCGGTATAGCGAGGAAGAAAAGCGCGTGGTTTATGAACCCGTGAAGCTCACCCAGGAATTCCGCACATTTGATTTCATGAGCCCCTGGGAAGGCGCCAAATACATCCTGCCAGGCGATGAAAAAGCCGGGCAGGGGTCGAAATAG
- a CDS encoding GNAT family N-acetyltransferase, with protein MTVSDDLQVRAAAVRDLPDILAIYNYVIATSTAVYTCEPVDLANRRAWFEERGRSGYPVLVAEAGGEILGFASFGDFRAWWGYRFTVEHMVHVQDGCRGRGVGRALVEGLFAPALALGKHAMIGGIDADNAASIHFHERLGFSKVGHLPEVGHKFGRWLDLVFMQRILDTPGAPRA; from the coding sequence ATGACTGTGAGTGACGACCTTCAGGTGCGGGCGGCGGCCGTGCGGGATCTTCCTGATATCCTTGCGATTTATAACTATGTTATTGCCACTTCGACCGCTGTCTATACTTGCGAGCCGGTGGATCTTGCCAATCGCAGGGCCTGGTTTGAGGAGCGCGGGCGTAGTGGTTATCCCGTGCTGGTGGCGGAGGCGGGGGGAGAGATTCTCGGGTTTGCGTCCTTTGGCGATTTCCGGGCCTGGTGGGGCTATCGCTTCACGGTCGAGCATATGGTTCATGTGCAGGACGGTTGCCGGGGCAGGGGCGTTGGGCGGGCTCTGGTTGAAGGATTGTTTGCCCCGGCGCTTGCGCTTGGCAAGCATGCCATGATCGGGGGGATCGATGCCGACAATGCCGCCTCGATTCACTTTCATGAACGGCTCGGGTTCTCAAAAGTCGGGCATCTGCCGGAGGTTGGGCATAAGTTCGGGCGCTGGCTCGATCTTGTGTTCATGCAGCGTATTCTGGATACTCCGGGAGCCCCGAGAGCGTGA
- a CDS encoding NADH-quinone oxidoreductase subunit A: protein MESLLLEYLPILIFLGVAVALSLVFVVLPMLVAPNNPDSEKLSAYECGFAAFDDARRPFDVRFYLVSILFIIFDLEVAFLFPWAVSLGGIGLFGFWSMMIFLGILTVGFIYEWKKGALEWE from the coding sequence ATGGAAAGCCTGTTGCTTGAATATTTGCCGATCCTGATCTTTCTTGGGGTGGCAGTTGCTTTGTCTCTGGTCTTTGTGGTGTTGCCCATGCTGGTGGCGCCGAACAATCCGGATAGTGAGAAGCTTTCGGCCTATGAATGCGGCTTTGCGGCGTTTGATGATGCCCGCCGTCCGTTCGACGTCCGCTTCTATCTGGTTTCGATCCTTTTCATCATTTTTGATCTTGAAGTGGCCTTTCTGTTTCCCTGGGCGGTATCGCTCGGCGGGATCGGTCTGTTTGGCTTCTGGTCGATGATGATCTTCCTTGGGATCCTGACCGTCGGATTCATCTATGAATGGAAGAAGGGAGCCCTGGAATGGGAGTGA
- the nuoF gene encoding NADH-quinone oxidoreductase subunit NuoF: protein MLSDQDRIFTNLYGIESWSLDAARKRGDWDGTKAILEKGRDWIISEMKDSGLRGRGGAGFPTGLKWSFMPKESSADRPSYLVVNADEGEPGTCKDRDLMRHDPHKLIEGCLIAGFAMNAVAAYIYIRGEFVQEANVLDAAIDEARAAGLLGKNACGSGYDFEVYVHRGAGAYICGEETALIQSLEGKKGQPRLKPPFPANVGLYGCPTTVNNVESIAVAPTILRRGAKWFASLGRPNNTGTKVFCISGHVNNPCNVEEEMGIPLRELIEKHAGGVRGGWDNLLAIIPGGSSVPLLPKSICDDVLMDFDSLRNVQSGLGTAAVIVMDKSTDVVKAIARLSEFYKHESCGQCTPCREGTGWMWRVMERLVIGRAEQSEIDTLLDVTKKIEGHTICALGDAAAWPIQGLMRHFRPEVERRIEEYKAARRATQAA, encoded by the coding sequence ATGCTGAGCGATCAGGATCGTATTTTCACCAATCTTTACGGCATTGAGAGCTGGTCCCTCGACGCGGCGCGCAAGCGTGGCGATTGGGACGGCACCAAGGCGATCCTTGAAAAAGGTCGCGACTGGATCATTTCCGAAATGAAGGATTCGGGCTTGCGCGGCCGTGGCGGCGCGGGCTTCCCGACCGGTCTTAAATGGTCCTTCATGCCGAAGGAATCGTCCGCTGACCGTCCGAGTTATCTTGTGGTCAATGCCGACGAAGGCGAGCCTGGGACCTGCAAGGATCGCGATCTCATGCGCCATGATCCGCATAAGCTGATCGAAGGCTGCCTGATCGCTGGCTTCGCCATGAATGCCGTCGCCGCTTATATCTATATTCGTGGCGAATTCGTGCAGGAAGCGAATGTCCTCGACGCGGCCATTGACGAAGCGCGGGCAGCCGGGCTTTTGGGCAAGAATGCCTGCGGCTCGGGCTATGACTTTGAAGTTTATGTTCATCGCGGGGCAGGGGCTTATATCTGCGGCGAAGAGACAGCGCTGATCCAGAGCCTTGAAGGTAAAAAGGGCCAGCCGCGCCTGAAGCCGCCGTTCCCGGCGAACGTCGGCCTTTATGGCTGCCCGACCACTGTTAATAACGTTGAGTCCATTGCCGTTGCCCCGACCATTCTGCGTCGCGGCGCCAAATGGTTCGCGAGCCTTGGCCGTCCGAACAATACGGGCACCAAGGTGTTCTGCATTTCGGGCCATGTGAACAATCCCTGCAACGTCGAAGAGGAAATGGGCATTCCGCTCCGTGAACTCATCGAGAAACATGCGGGCGGCGTACGTGGCGGCTGGGATAACTTGCTTGCGATCATTCCCGGTGGATCTTCGGTACCGTTGCTGCCGAAATCGATCTGCGACGATGTTCTGATGGATTTCGACAGCTTGCGTAATGTGCAGTCGGGTCTGGGCACAGCGGCGGTCATTGTCATGGACAAATCCACCGACGTGGTGAAGGCCATCGCCCGGCTTTCGGAATTCTATAAGCACGAAAGCTGCGGCCAGTGCACGCCGTGCCGTGAAGGCACCGGCTGGATGTGGCGGGTGATGGAACGTCTGGTCATTGGCCGGGCGGAACAATCGGAAATCGACACGCTGCTGGATGTCACCAAAAAGATCGAAGGTCATACGATCTGCGCTTTGGGTGATGCTGCGGCTTGGCCGATTCAGGGCCTCATGCGTCATTTCCGCCCCGAGGTGGAACGTCGCATCGAGGAATATAAAGCCGCGCGTCGCGCGACCCAGGCGGCTTAA
- a CDS encoding NuoB/complex I 20 kDa subunit family protein, which produces MGVNVPANPGASGPLAPGDVNALTTDAYYKTISDELADKGFIVTQLDDLIAWARTGSLWWMTFGLACCAVEMMHSSMPRYDLERFGVAPRASPRQSDVMIVAGTLTNKMAPALRKVYDQMSEPRYVISMGSCANGGGYYHYSYSVVRGCDRIVPVDIYVPGCPPTAEALLYGILQLQRKIRRTSSIDR; this is translated from the coding sequence ATGGGAGTGAACGTTCCGGCAAACCCGGGGGCTTCGGGCCCGCTTGCGCCTGGTGATGTCAATGCCCTCACCACGGATGCCTATTACAAGACCATCTCGGACGAACTGGCCGACAAGGGCTTTATCGTCACCCAGCTTGATGACCTGATCGCCTGGGCGCGGACGGGGTCGCTGTGGTGGATGACCTTTGGTCTTGCCTGCTGTGCGGTCGAGATGATGCATTCCTCCATGCCGCGCTATGATCTTGAGCGCTTTGGCGTCGCTCCGCGGGCGAGCCCGCGTCAGTCCGACGTCATGATCGTGGCCGGGACGCTGACCAACAAGATGGCTCCCGCGCTCCGCAAGGTCTATGACCAGATGTCGGAACCGCGCTATGTCATCTCCATGGGCAGCTGCGCCAATGGCGGCGGCTATTACCACTATTCCTATTCGGTGGTGCGCGGCTGCGATCGGATCGTGCCGGTGGATATCTATGTGCCGGGCTGTCCGCCCACGGCTGAGGCGTTGCTGTATGGCATCCTTCAGTTGCAGCGCAAGATCCGTCGCACTTCCTCCATTGATCGCTGA
- the nuoE gene encoding NADH-quinone oxidoreductase subunit NuoE: MSLHVVSTGEAFVFTPENLDWAKGQIAKYPAGRQASAVMPLLTRAQEQGGGWLTKEAMEYVGDMLDMAYIRVLEVASFYSMYNLNPVGRNVIEVCTTTPCWLRGSDDVVRACKDKLGINFGETTADGEFTLLEVECAGACVNAPVIAYKHHYYEDLDYDRTVRMIDAIRRGETPKPGPQIDRQTSAPMGGPTTLTTSGTQPGKGGQA, encoded by the coding sequence ATGAGCTTGCATGTGGTTTCAACGGGCGAAGCCTTCGTCTTTACGCCCGAAAATCTCGACTGGGCGAAGGGGCAGATTGCCAAATACCCGGCCGGTCGCCAGGCCAGCGCGGTGATGCCGCTTCTGACCCGTGCGCAGGAGCAGGGCGGCGGCTGGCTGACCAAGGAAGCGATGGAATATGTCGGCGATATGCTCGACATGGCCTATATCCGAGTGCTTGAGGTGGCGTCGTTCTATTCGATGTATAACCTCAATCCTGTGGGCAGGAATGTGATCGAAGTCTGCACCACGACGCCTTGCTGGCTGCGGGGGTCGGACGATGTGGTGCGCGCCTGCAAGGACAAGCTCGGCATCAATTTCGGCGAGACCACGGCGGACGGTGAATTCACGCTTTTGGAAGTGGAATGCGCCGGGGCTTGTGTGAATGCGCCGGTCATTGCCTATAAGCATCATTATTATGAAGACCTCGATTATGACAGAACCGTCCGCATGATCGATGCGATCCGGCGCGGCGAGACGCCAAAGCCTGGGCCGCAGATCGACCGTCAGACCTCGGCGCCCATGGGCGGACCGACGACCCTGACGACGTCCGGGACGCAGCCGGGTAAGGGAGGCCAAGCCTAA